From Pedobacter aquae:
AGTTGCATTAGTACCACCATTAGCGATTGATAATGTACCAGTAACACCAGTAGCTAAATTTGTTGCGGCTGCAGCAGGTGCTGCAGTACCATATCCTTGCCCAACATTCCAATAGTATGTAGAGCCATTATAATAAAAACTAACAATATCTACAGCATTACCTGCCGTTGATAAACCAACAGTAGTTGTTGAAGTAGAGCCTAATACTCTATGTGTACCTGAAGGTAATGTTAGAGTAGCGCCACCGCCTGCAGGTTGTGTTACTACTAATGTACCATAGGTACCGCTTGCTGGTGCAGAACTAAAAGCTAAAGTGCTATTTCCTGTTAATGTTACCGAAGCATTTAACCCTTTAGCTGGATCCCATGTAATGGTAGAGCCTGAAGGACTTATTGGGTTTGGCGTTGAAGCATAAATAGGTGAAGTAACCGTTCCGGTAAAGGTTGGTGAAGCTAATGGTGCTTTTGCATCTAAAGCAGTTTGAGTAGCCGTTGAAATTGGTTTACTTAAATCTGTAGTATTATCTACATTACCTAAACCTACCATGGTTTTTGTTATACCTGATACTGTTCCAGTAAAAGTTGGTGAAGCTAATGGCGCTTTTAAAGCTAAGTCTGTATTTGATGCTTTTGCATCTAATGCTGTTTGAGTAGCTGTTGAAATCGGTTTACTTAAATCTGTAGTATTATCTACATTACCTAAACCTACCATAGTTTTTGTGATACCTGATACTGTTCCAGTAAAGGTTGGTGAGGCTAATGGTGCTTTTAAAGCTAAAGCAGGTACTGTTGGAGATTCTGCACTTCCTGCTAAATCACCTGTTAGTTTAATAATGCCTTTAGTAGAACCATCAGCAGTTGGCACCCCTCCTGATGTAAAAGAATTATCTACATACTGTTTAATCGCTTTTACAGTTGGGTATTTATCATCAGAACTAGCATCCTCTGTAATATCGGTTGATTTATTCGATTTATCTTCTTTAGTTAACTCTGCTGCTTTTGCTCTATTCTCTTCAGCCACAATTGCATCGGCATTAGCTTGCTCTGCAGCTCTTGTTATTTCATTTGAAATTGCAGTTGAATTATCAGACTCCGCCAATTTAGCTCTAGTTTCTTCAGCTGCAATTGCATCGGCATTAGCCTGCTCTGCAGCTTTTGCTCTTGTTATTTCATTTGAAATTGCAGTTGCATTAACTTCTAAACCAGGTACCTTTGGTAAATCTGCAGTTCCACCTAAATCTCCCGCTAATTGTATTTTGCCTTTAACTGCAACACTAGCATCCGCTAAAATAGATCCATCAGCACCAGCTGGGCCTTGTGGCCCGATAGGTCCTGCTGGACCAGTTTCCCCTGTTTCTCCTTTGTCTCCTTTTAATCCTTGTGCACCGGCTACTCCATCTGCACCTGCTGGACCTTGCGGACCTGCTGGACCAGTTGCTCCTGTTTCTCCCTTATCTCCTTTCAATCCTTGTGGACCTTGTAGACCGATAGGGCCAGCTGGACCTTGAGGGCCTGTATCTCCTTTTATACCACTTCCTACTGAAGCGAAGGTATTATCTACATAACTTTTAACAGCTTTTTGTGTTGGATACAATACATCGCTTGTTCCTAAAGCAATAGACGAAGACTTATTAGCTATATTCTCTTTAGTATCTAGAGCAGTTTTTGTTGCATTACTTACAGGTTTATTTGCATCACTGGTATTATCAACATTACCTAAACCTACTTTTGATGGACTTATTCCAGATGCTATTTTAACATCTGTTATGGCTCCATCAGCTAATTTAACTGTCGTGATATTTCCATCACTTACTGATGCATTTTCTGAGAATAGCGCATAAGGAACAGACATAAAGGGCTGCTCACTAATCTTCGTATAAGAAGCACATGCTCCTGTAGTATTTAAGCTTACTACCAATTTCTTGTTTCCTAAAGACCAGCGGATTTTATCAAATGCCGATGCATAACCTCCAGTTTTAGTTCCTGTTCCAATCATCAGGTTAACCATACCAAACATATCTGTTGTTGTTTGTATAGATTCTTGATATTCTACTTGTGATGATCCATCAACAATCTCAAAAAGCATACAAATACCTTTATTGGCTAGAGGAGCACTAGGAATATCTGTACCAGGAGCTGATAAACCTTTTGGGTTTAGAATAACCGCTTGGTAGCTAATTCCTTTTTGTTGAGCGTAAACATTAAGTGTTATAAATGTTAAGAAGCTGAGTATAATTCTTTTCATATAAATGGAAGGATTAATTAATGTTGATGCTAAAGCCTAGACTAAGGCTATGGTTATTAAAAGATAGTTTTTGATTACTACTATTGGCTAAGCTATACTGTTTACCGTAATCATAATCTGCAAGAAGGTGAATATCATTGTTGATAGAGAAGCTATAAGATAAACCTAACTGTGTATTTAAGAATAAGCCTTTAAACTCTGTTTCCTTCAACAAGTCGTATCTGCCACCGTTAATTTGCTGACGACCATGTATTAATGTTGCAAAACCCAAACCTCCTTTAACAGCTAGTGAGTTTCTATCTATTTGTAGAAGCTTATAATAACCTAAGCCTTTAAAATTAGCATAGGAGGTTTCCCATACCAAGTTATTAGAAGCGTAAGAACCACTAGCATTGTATTCTTCTAAACCCAAACTAAAGCCGTAGTAGAAACGCTTTTTTTGTGGTATTTTACTGATATATCCAAACTCGTAGCTTTGTCCTATTTCATTCTGTAGGTTTGCAACTTCGTTACCACTACTGCTAAATATATAGTTATTAAGGTTTCTACCAGATTTAATAAATACTGATTGAGCTTTTAAAAATTGCATGCTAAGCAGCAATAAAAGACTCAGAAGGATGATTCTTTTCATTATAGTTTAATTAAAGTTTTAGAATGGGTATAATTTTTAGAGGTTAAGACTAGAATATAGCTCCCTGGGGCTAACTGTTCAAAGTTGAAGTCCATAGTAATTAAGGGAGCGTTATATTCCCTTTTATATACCATTACCCCAAACATATTGTACAAGGCCGCACTCATTTTTTCTGAAATGGTTTCAGAGAATTTGATGTTAAGGGCTGATAAAAATGGATTAGGATAAATAGTAGTTTCTATACTGCTGATATTGTAAACAGGAATGAATTTGGAAACCATACTTTGCTGGAAACCTTGCTGTATGATGATGTTTGATAAACTTGAACTCCCAATAACACTCTGCTGACCCACCGTTTGTCTTACAATCATCCCATTCTTTAAGATATTTGTGCTACCCAAAGAAGATAGCATTTGGTGATGAAGAGATTGAGCCTTTACCTGTAAACCAAAAAAGCCTAACAAGCAAAAGACTAAAATTTTTAATATTCCTTTTTTACACATAAGCTGTCTTAAAATTTTAAATGAAAGTTTTGTGATTATTTTCTAAAATGAATCACACTTTCACTTCAACAGCTTCAAAGCTAAGTGTCTAAAACCTGTGTCTAAAATATTAGCAGTAACCACAGAAATTACGTTGTTACTTTTTATGACGCTTTGGTTATCAACTACTTAAAAAAATCATAAAAGCAAAACGAAACCAAAGACTTATAGTTTTTTACGCTTATTGTTCTACAAATCAAATCCTTTATTTTTATTGCTAAAGCAAAATTAGATTAGGACAACCTTTTTTAACAAACCAACTTTACTTATAAGGAGAGTTCACAAAAATGATATTAAAAATTCTGTGATAAAACCTCTAATTAAAGAAAGTAAAGCATTAACTGCTTAATCTATTTGGTAAAAGGAGACAAAATAAGGTAGAAGAAATATGACTAAAACAATCCTATTTAATTTAGGGGAAGAGATTACTACATATAGTCTAAAGACTTCATAAAATCTGATGGTACACCACCATGAAATTTCTTAAATGGTTTATACAAATGGTGTCTAGAACTAAATCCTGCTAGTTGAGATAAAGCATCTATAGTATAATTGTTATGTTTTTTGCTTTTCACAATATCTATGAAATATCTTACTCTGTTTTCATTTACCAAATCGTTAAACCCAGATTTGTAATTTTTATAGATATATCTGTACAGGGTATCAGAAGAAATTTTTAATTTTTTACTTAAATCATCCATGGAAGCATCTGCATTAAGAAAATATAGATTGTCATAAAAAGCCTCATTAAATGCGATATGATCTATTTCTGAATCAGATTTTTTGTAAAATAATTACTTAAAGAGATACTCAGCTTAGATGTATTTAAAAACTTCGGTCTAAATAAAAGGGCTAAAATGGTTAAAAATAATACTAGGCTATTAAGATATCGGCTGATTTCATTGTTATATCCATTAAATACGCGGTTTACCCCAGATATAAAAATAATTATC
This genomic window contains:
- a CDS encoding T9SS type A sorting domain-containing protein, whose product is MCKKGILKILVFCLLGFFGLQVKAQSLHHQMLSSLGSTNILKNGMIVRQTVGQQSVIGSSSLSNIIIQQGFQQSMVSKFIPVYNISSIETTIYPNPFLSALNIKFSETISEKMSAALYNMFGVMVYKREYNAPLITMDFNFEQLAPGSYILVLTSKNYTHSKTLIKL
- a CDS encoding helix-turn-helix domain-containing protein, which gives rise to MDDLSKKLKISSDTLYRYIYKNYKSGFNDLVNENRVRYFIDIVKSKKHNNYTIDALSQLAGFSSRHHLYKPFKKFHGGVPSDFMKSLDYM